A region of Planktothrix tepida PCC 9214 DNA encodes the following proteins:
- the tnpA gene encoding IS200/IS605 family transposase: MTENQYRRKNTSVSLINYHFVFCPKRRKRVLVNGVSRRLEEIIYQKAKELECDVLALEIMPDHVHLFISCHPLIAPHQIMFRIKGASSRILRKEFPHLLKLPSLWSRSYYCGTAGSVSSETIKKYIANQNSH; encoded by the coding sequence ATGACAGAAAATCAATATAGAAGAAAAAACACATCAGTTAGTCTGATCAACTATCATTTTGTCTTTTGCCCAAAAAGGAGGAAAAGGGTGTTGGTTAACGGAGTGAGCAGAAGATTAGAGGAAATTATCTACCAAAAAGCAAAAGAGCTAGAATGTGATGTCCTAGCTCTGGAGATAATGCCTGATCATGTGCATTTATTTATTAGTTGTCACCCTTTGATTGCTCCACATCAAATTATGTTCAGAATCAAAGGGGCATCATCAAGAATATTAAGAAAAGAATTTCCTCATTTACTTAAACTACCTTCTTTGTGGAGTCGAAGCTATTATTGTGGGACGGCTGGTTCTGTTTCTAGTGAAACTATCAAAAAGTATATTGCTAACCAAAACTCTCACTAG
- a CDS encoding RNA-guided endonuclease InsQ/TnpB family protein → MDDMTKITRTIKLKFVDLNRCKAQVFEQMTAENTRVANKLLSLPIKERRKMTTAKIMSELKSALVNQVIRHTTSPTGRKTKQYKVLPVEVNNQNWKLTLKGNTYSISFPTLKGEKRIPIEVASPHWQPVLDGLLEGTIQGGSFKLIKHRNKWYAYLSITEDVPEVKTEKRLGCDRGQNNLAVVAPKQGFGKFFNGQSVKHRRRYFQQRRKQLQEAKKFRALKKWDKKERRWMDAINHTISRRIVRFAEYHNADVVIEDLEGCRSTMKQSQKSRSDSGESRHNWSYYSLEQKLNYKLALKGLKLIKRPAPYTSKSCSTCGFIGKRNRHDFNCPNGHYHNSDLNAAKNLAQWDGFSCQLDLQRDASVMDSSGLTDGVLGTPLNSVNTVKQEYIQLSLLDWTRYENPTPLA, encoded by the coding sequence ATGGATGACATGACAAAAATAACTCGGACGATTAAATTGAAATTCGTGGATCTCAACCGTTGTAAAGCTCAGGTGTTTGAGCAAATGACGGCAGAAAACACACGGGTTGCCAACAAGCTGTTGTCATTGCCGATTAAAGAACGGCGTAAAATGACAACAGCTAAAATTATGTCCGAGTTAAAATCTGCCCTTGTTAACCAAGTAATCCGACATACCACATCACCCACAGGTCGTAAAACCAAACAATATAAAGTTCTTCCTGTGGAAGTTAACAACCAAAACTGGAAGTTAACCCTAAAAGGGAATACTTATTCAATTAGTTTTCCAACCCTTAAAGGTGAAAAAAGAATTCCCATTGAAGTTGCATCTCCCCATTGGCAACCTGTTTTAGACGGATTGTTAGAGGGAACAATTCAAGGGGGTTCTTTTAAATTAATTAAACATCGAAATAAGTGGTATGCCTATCTGTCAATTACTGAGGATGTTCCAGAAGTTAAGACGGAGAAAAGATTAGGATGTGACCGAGGACAGAATAATTTAGCGGTAGTTGCACCTAAACAGGGTTTTGGTAAGTTCTTTAATGGTCAAAGCGTTAAGCATCGGAGACGTTATTTTCAACAACGAAGAAAACAACTTCAAGAAGCTAAAAAGTTTCGAGCATTAAAGAAATGGGACAAAAAAGAACGACGATGGATGGATGCAATCAATCATACAATCAGCCGTCGAATTGTTCGTTTTGCCGAATACCATAATGCTGATGTTGTTATTGAGGATTTAGAAGGATGTCGAAGCACAATGAAACAGAGCCAAAAATCTCGTTCTGATTCCGGTGAATCTCGACATAATTGGTCTTATTATTCTTTGGAACAGAAACTTAATTATAAGTTGGCTCTTAAAGGATTGAAATTAATTAAAAGACCTGCGCCATACACTTCCAAATCCTGTTCAACCTGTGGTTTTATTGGTAAAAGAAATCGACATGATTTCAATTGCCCTAATGGTCACTACCATAACTCTGATTTGAATGCTGCGAAAAACCTAGCTCAATGGGACGGTTTTTCTTGTCAGTTAGACCTACAGAGAGATGCTTCTGTAATGGATTCATCCGGTTTAACTGATGGGGTGCTTGGCACACCCCTGAACTCGGTGAATACAGTCAAACAAGAGTATATTCAACTGTCTCTGCTTGACTGGACTAGATACGAGAATCCCACCCCTTTAGCGTAG
- a CDS encoding Rpn family recombination-promoting nuclease/putative transposase: protein MRFINPKTDFAFKKIFGSSESKDILISFLNALVYNSDSIIQDLEIFDPYFSPKITGLKDTYLDVKAQLNTGEIVIIEMQVLNVEAFTKRVLYNAAKTYSLQLDAGQGYRFLKPVIALTITDFIEFENTDELISRFVFKEKVQNFNYSENELELVFVELPKFQKSLEELETLTDKWIYFMQRARLLESVPETLESVPQIQRAFQIANQTNLTREELDEVEKRELFLQDQKNAITLAQNEAKREKAIEIARQLLNILDDQTISRTTGLSLEEIQNLRYFRS from the coding sequence ATGCGGTTTATTAATCCTAAAACAGATTTTGCCTTTAAAAAAATCTTTGGATCATCGGAAAGTAAGGATATTTTAATCAGTTTCTTAAATGCACTGGTTTATAATTCTGACTCAATAATTCAGGATTTAGAAATTTTTGATCCTTACTTTTCTCCTAAGATTACTGGATTAAAAGATACCTATTTAGATGTTAAAGCCCAACTCAATACCGGTGAAATTGTAATTATTGAGATGCAGGTTTTAAATGTAGAAGCCTTCACCAAACGAGTGTTATACAATGCAGCTAAAACCTATTCATTGCAATTAGATGCTGGACAAGGCTATCGATTTTTAAAACCTGTTATTGCTCTAACGATTACCGATTTTATAGAGTTTGAAAATACTGATGAACTCATTTCTCGCTTTGTATTTAAAGAAAAAGTTCAAAACTTTAATTATTCCGAGAATGAATTAGAGTTAGTATTTGTGGAATTACCTAAATTTCAGAAATCCTTAGAAGAATTAGAAACGTTAACGGATAAATGGATTTATTTCATGCAAAGGGCTAGATTATTAGAATCGGTTCCTGAAACGTTGGAAAGTGTCCCTCAAATTCAACGGGCGTTTCAAATTGCTAATCAAACCAATTTAACCCGTGAAGAATTGGATGAAGTTGAAAAGCGAGAACTGTTTCTACAGGATCAAAAAAATGCGATTACTTTAGCTCAAAATGAAGCAAAACGTGAAAAAGCAATAGAAATTGCTCGTCAACTCTTAAATATTTTAGATGATCAAACCATCAGCCGAACAACAGGATTGAGTTTAGAAGAAATTCAAAATTTGCGTTATTTCCGTTCTTAA
- a CDS encoding M15 family metallopeptidase, whose translation MKPYQQIIIQDCGEPLVKIPLETFVVETPHAYQKLGAPYHLSAIDSPYYLRQSVLERLLTAQLLLQDNYPNWKILIFDAYRPVEVQQFMVDYSFNQLLKERRLNQHSLSAEQHQSILTEVYQFWAAPSLDPATPPPHSTGAALDITLVNETGTWVNMGSEIDEISPRSYPNYFENSSDPTEQNYHQNRQILSKVMKTAGFQQHPNEWWHFSWGDQLWAWLTNQQQNKTPIIAKYGRYLC comes from the coding sequence ATGAAACCTTATCAACAAATTATTATTCAAGACTGCGGTGAACCTCTTGTTAAGATTCCCTTAGAAACATTTGTCGTAGAAACTCCCCATGCGTATCAAAAATTAGGTGCGCCTTATCATCTTTCGGCGATAGATTCTCCCTATTATTTAAGACAAAGTGTTTTAGAGCGTTTACTAACCGCACAATTGCTCTTACAAGACAATTATCCTAACTGGAAAATCCTCATTTTTGATGCCTACCGTCCCGTAGAAGTGCAACAATTTATGGTAGATTATTCTTTTAATCAGTTATTAAAAGAACGGAGATTAAATCAACACTCTCTTTCCGCAGAACAACACCAGTCTATCTTAACAGAAGTCTATCAATTTTGGGCTGCTCCGAGTTTAGATCCCGCCACACCGCCTCCCCATAGTACAGGTGCAGCACTGGATATTACGTTAGTGAATGAAACGGGAACATGGGTGAATATGGGTTCGGAAATTGATGAAATTTCTCCTCGATCTTACCCCAACTATTTTGAAAACAGTTCAGACCCAACGGAACAAAACTATCATCAAAATCGTCAAATTTTATCCAAAGTTATGAAAACCGCAGGGTTTCAACAACATCCGAATGAATGGTGGCATTTTTCCTGGGGAGATCAATTATGGGCTTGGTTAACGAATCAACAACAAAATAAGACCCCTATTATTGCAAAATATGGTCGATATCTGTGTTGA
- a CDS encoding class I SAM-dependent methyltransferase, with product MLLQRHQRIKLDETDDSLFYSFPRFVTHVDEAFIDQLTTLYRNRLKPQTRILDLMSSWVSHLPNDIEFAHVEGHGMNEEELAKNSQLDHYFIQDLNQNPKLPLSDQEFDAVLICVSIQYLQYPEAIVSEIHRILKPGGISIISFSNRMFYQKAIAAWREETEANRIELVKGYFNSVQINHLPGFSSPEVISNQSKTPLFMQMLGMGGSDPFYAVIASRNS from the coding sequence ATGTTACTGCAACGTCATCAACGGATTAAATTAGACGAGACAGACGACTCTCTATTTTACTCTTTCCCTCGTTTTGTTACCCACGTCGATGAAGCCTTTATTGATCAGTTAACCACCCTCTATCGAAACCGTTTAAAACCCCAAACACGCATTTTAGATTTAATGAGTAGTTGGGTGTCTCATCTTCCCAATGATATTGAATTTGCTCATGTTGAAGGACATGGAATGAACGAAGAAGAATTAGCAAAAAATTCTCAACTCGATCATTATTTTATTCAAGACTTAAATCAAAATCCTAAACTTCCCCTATCAGATCAAGAGTTTGATGCGGTTTTAATCTGTGTCTCAATTCAATATTTACAATATCCTGAAGCCATTGTCTCAGAAATTCATCGAATTTTAAAACCCGGTGGAATTTCCATTATTAGCTTTTCTAATCGAATGTTTTATCAAAAAGCGATCGCAGCTTGGCGAGAAGAAACAGAAGCAAATCGTATTGAATTAGTAAAAGGATATTTTAATTCAGTTCAAATCAATCATTTACCCGGTTTTAGTTCCCCAGAAGTTATTTCTAACCAATCTAAAACGCCTCTGTTTATGCAAATGTTAGGAATGGGAGGAAGCGATCCCTTTTATGCGGTCATTGCATCCCGAAACTCTTAA
- a CDS encoding DEAD/DEAH box helicase, whose product MPRTPILTFDRGTLLLHPPPQGKSWIDFATWDDRVEKFRIPAYYYRSLVETLRKNQVNFIDQAQGFNTLELTPSFEMPPYVHQQEALEAWQQVGSQGVVVLPTASGKTYLAQLVMQVTGYSTLILVPTLDLMHQWYAHLLAAFPDIEIGLLGGGSKDRTPILVATYDSATIHCETLGDKYGLLIFDECHHLPTDFYRVIAEYSLAPYRLGLTATPERSDGRHSDLSILIGSTVYRKTPEQLAGGALASHKVVQILVKLSPKEREIYQEQMKIRNEFIKDNNIKLSSLDGWKQFVMLSARSPLGRRAMLAHRQAKDISLCTHGKLRILADLLAQHHPEKTLIFTVDNSTVYRISQAFLIPAITHQTPIKERHEILTKFREGEYKTLVASHVLNEGVDVPDAKIAIILSGTGSEREYIQRLGRVLRKGNTPNKQAILYEVVTEDTSEERTAQRRKGETKSKPQPPKKASNSGYQQLDIFQPTPLYSRPNSQSKRVAESSEQWNSSEESEYNREQGTGNKEQEDGKDFNI is encoded by the coding sequence ATGCCTCGTACACCTATATTAACCTTTGATCGGGGTACATTATTATTACATCCACCTCCACAGGGAAAAAGTTGGATTGATTTTGCCACCTGGGATGATCGGGTGGAAAAATTTAGAATTCCAGCTTATTATTATCGTAGCTTAGTGGAAACATTACGCAAGAATCAGGTTAATTTTATTGATCAAGCTCAGGGTTTTAATACTTTAGAATTAACCCCTAGTTTTGAAATGCCTCCCTATGTTCATCAACAGGAAGCCTTAGAAGCTTGGCAACAGGTGGGAAGCCAAGGGGTTGTTGTTTTACCCACGGCTTCTGGGAAAACTTATTTAGCTCAATTAGTCATGCAAGTGACAGGATATAGCACTTTAATTTTGGTTCCGACATTGGATTTAATGCACCAATGGTATGCCCATTTATTGGCAGCTTTTCCTGATATTGAAATCGGATTATTAGGGGGAGGATCGAAAGATAGAACCCCAATTTTAGTGGCAACTTATGATAGTGCAACGATTCATTGTGAAACGTTAGGAGATAAATATGGGTTATTGATTTTTGATGAATGTCATCATTTACCAACGGATTTCTATCGCGTGATTGCTGAATATTCCCTCGCTCCTTATCGGTTAGGATTAACAGCAACCCCTGAGCGTTCTGATGGTAGGCATAGTGATTTATCAATCTTAATTGGGTCTACCGTTTATCGAAAAACACCGGAACAGTTAGCCGGGGGAGCATTAGCCAGTCATAAAGTTGTTCAAATTTTAGTTAAACTTTCTCCTAAAGAACGAGAAATTTATCAAGAACAAATGAAAATTAGAAATGAATTTATTAAAGACAATAATATTAAATTATCGAGTTTAGACGGATGGAAACAATTTGTGATGTTAAGTGCGCGATCGCCTTTAGGAAGACGGGCAATGTTAGCCCACCGACAAGCGAAAGATATTTCATTATGTACCCATGGAAAATTAAGAATATTAGCTGATTTACTGGCTCAACATCATCCTGAAAAAACCTTAATTTTTACAGTCGATAATTCTACGGTTTACCGAATTTCTCAAGCCTTTTTAATTCCAGCTATTACCCATCAAACCCCCATTAAAGAACGCCATGAAATTTTAACTAAATTCCGAGAAGGAGAATATAAAACCCTGGTTGCATCCCATGTTTTAAATGAAGGGGTTGATGTTCCCGATGCTAAAATTGCAATTATTTTATCAGGAACCGGATCAGAACGGGAATATATTCAACGGTTAGGGCGAGTTTTACGCAAGGGAAATACCCCCAATAAACAAGCGATTTTGTATGAAGTCGTTACGGAAGATACCAGCGAGGAACGTACCGCCCAACGTCGTAAAGGAGAAACGAAATCTAAACCCCAACCCCCGAAAAAAGCCTCGAATTCTGGTTATCAACAATTAGATATTTTTCAACCGACTCCTTTATATAGTCGCCCCAATTCTCAAAGCAAACGAGTTGCTGAATCTTCTGAACAATGGAATTCTTCTGAAGAATCTGAATATAATAGGGAACAGGGAACAGGGAACAAGGAACAGGAAGACGGAAAAGACTTTAATATCTAG
- a CDS encoding DUF790 family protein has translation MLPSELLSYKQQGETVIPLRLNIDTKHINLATDVIQCFEESVNQTQGELNKKLQEFEGDSPDYRLKRGLAHLLRSSFCTFEVVSPLEPVELRQKVFALAAKTVPSSVATEHTLEQVATQLSQDLNREVLPYQILAGLYADLQENRILTQLDSPTPEALLHRYNLSQVQGIFYQASQIIINAYRNDPGEYKLLFRYLKLFQLMTYIEGDADQGFTLTIDGPTSLFKASTRYGLSLAKMIPALLHVTKWSLKAKLQQRDPYTRVVRTGYFSLNSDCGLVSHYPPGKPYDSMIEQSFAERWNKLKTEWKLEREVDLIPLPGSVMIPDFRLVHPDGRVFLLEIIGYWRPEYLQKKFYQVQRSGCDTLILAISERLNLENAGININRLPVPVVWFKDKLSPKAVLDILENQA, from the coding sequence ATGCTACCTTCTGAACTTTTAAGTTATAAACAACAGGGAGAAACGGTTATTCCCCTCCGTTTAAATATTGATACAAAACATATCAATCTAGCAACGGATGTGATTCAATGTTTTGAAGAATCTGTGAATCAAACCCAAGGAGAACTGAATAAAAAGTTACAGGAATTTGAAGGGGATAGTCCTGACTATCGGTTGAAACGAGGATTAGCACATTTATTAAGGAGTAGTTTTTGTACCTTTGAGGTTGTTAGTCCCTTAGAACCTGTAGAATTACGACAAAAAGTATTTGCATTAGCGGCGAAAACTGTACCCAGTTCGGTGGCGACAGAACACACCTTAGAACAGGTAGCGACTCAACTCAGCCAAGACTTAAATCGAGAGGTTTTACCTTATCAAATTTTAGCGGGTCTTTATGCAGATTTACAGGAAAATCGGATTTTAACCCAATTAGATTCTCCCACTCCAGAAGCGTTATTACATCGGTATAATTTATCTCAAGTTCAGGGTATTTTCTATCAAGCCAGCCAAATTATTATTAACGCCTATCGCAATGACCCAGGGGAATATAAATTATTATTTCGTTATTTAAAATTATTCCAATTAATGACTTATATTGAAGGAGATGCAGATCAAGGATTTACCTTAACCATTGATGGGCCGACCAGTTTATTTAAAGCTAGTACCCGCTATGGTTTATCTTTAGCTAAAATGATTCCGGCTTTACTTCATGTCACAAAATGGAGTTTAAAGGCAAAATTACAACAACGTGACCCCTATACTCGTGTGGTGAGAACGGGTTATTTTAGTTTGAATTCGGATTGCGGTTTGGTCAGTCATTATCCACCGGGTAAACCCTATGATAGTATGATTGAACAATCCTTTGCTGAACGTTGGAATAAGTTAAAAACAGAATGGAAATTAGAACGAGAAGTGGATTTAATTCCGCTTCCGGGGAGTGTAATGATTCCTGATTTTCGGTTAGTTCATCCTGATGGACGAGTGTTTTTATTAGAGATTATTGGCTATTGGCGACCGGAATATTTACAAAAGAAGTTTTATCAGGTGCAACGTTCTGGATGTGATACTTTAATTTTAGCGATTTCTGAACGGTTGAATTTAGAAAATGCTGGAATTAATATTAATCGTCTCCCGGTTCCTGTGGTATGGTTTAAGGATAAGTTATCGCCTAAAGCAGTATTAGATATTTTAGAAAATCAAGCCTAA